A window of the Pedobacter frigiditerrae genome harbors these coding sequences:
- the nagB gene encoding glucosamine-6-phosphate deaminase: MARLNLLEETRFEKLPVTVFKNPKEASINVAHRIANIIKEKQAKNLNAVLGLATGATPIAVYAELVRLHQEEGLSFKNVITFNLDEYYPMQATAAQSYVSFMNENLFDHIDIDINNVHIPDGTLKLEDIPAFCLAYENKIGEYGGLDMQILGIGRTGHIGFNEPGSAPNSGTRLVTLDDLTRRDAARDFGGKSFVPTKAITMGIGTIFKAREIVLMAWNRKKASIIKKAVEGEMSSDVPATYLQLSDNVEFILDQEAASLLTRFDTPWLVKDCIWTDKLTRKAVIWLANQLNKPILKLTEDDFNNNGMAQLALEKGPVYNINIHIFNKLQHTITGWPGGKPNADDSQRPERAEPAKKRVVLFSPHPDDDVISMGGTFIRLVDQRHDVHVAYQTSGNTAVWDDDALRFVEFNIDFSEKMGMPQPQMRETYTKMRQFIEQKKPNQVDIPEIQTVKGLIRKGEAIAGARYCGLEDDHIHFMALPFYESGKNVKNPVTEADVLLTMELLQKIKPEQVFAAGDFEDPHGTHIVCFNIIIEALRRLGKTESWVKDCWLWMYRGAWLEFETHEIEMAVPLSPQEVERKKFAIFKHQSQKDRAVFPGDDAREFWQRAEDRNRETAKSYDNLGLADYEAMEAFVRFKF, from the coding sequence ATGGCAAGATTAAATCTATTAGAAGAAACGAGGTTCGAAAAACTCCCAGTTACTGTTTTTAAAAATCCTAAGGAAGCTTCTATCAATGTAGCGCATCGTATTGCGAACATCATTAAAGAAAAACAAGCAAAAAATTTAAATGCTGTACTTGGTTTAGCTACTGGCGCTACCCCAATTGCTGTTTATGCAGAATTGGTGCGACTACACCAAGAAGAAGGCTTAAGCTTTAAGAATGTAATTACTTTTAACCTAGATGAATACTACCCTATGCAAGCAACTGCTGCACAGAGTTATGTTTCATTTATGAATGAAAATTTATTTGACCATATTGACATTGATATAAACAATGTTCATATACCAGATGGCACTTTGAAGCTTGAGGACATTCCTGCTTTTTGTTTAGCTTATGAGAACAAAATCGGCGAATATGGCGGTTTGGATATGCAGATATTGGGTATCGGCCGTACTGGTCACATCGGCTTTAATGAGCCTGGTTCGGCACCAAATTCTGGCACTCGACTAGTAACATTGGATGATCTTACACGTAGAGATGCGGCAAGAGATTTCGGAGGTAAGTCTTTTGTGCCAACAAAAGCCATAACAATGGGAATTGGTACCATTTTCAAAGCTAGAGAAATTGTTTTGATGGCTTGGAATAGAAAAAAAGCATCTATTATTAAGAAAGCTGTTGAAGGCGAAATGTCTAGTGATGTTCCTGCTACTTACCTTCAATTATCTGATAACGTAGAATTTATACTAGATCAAGAAGCAGCGTCATTATTAACAAGATTTGACACGCCTTGGTTAGTTAAGGATTGTATTTGGACAGATAAATTAACTCGTAAAGCAGTTATATGGTTAGCTAATCAGCTCAACAAGCCTATTTTAAAATTAACTGAAGATGATTTTAACAATAATGGAATGGCGCAATTGGCCTTAGAAAAAGGTCCAGTTTATAATATCAACATCCATATCTTTAACAAGTTACAGCATACCATTACTGGTTGGCCAGGAGGAAAACCAAATGCTGATGACAGCCAGCGACCAGAAAGGGCTGAACCAGCTAAAAAAAGAGTCGTTCTTTTCTCTCCGCACCCTGATGATGATGTAATTTCTATGGGTGGTACATTCATTCGCTTAGTAGATCAAAGACATGATGTACATGTTGCATACCAGACTTCTGGAAATACAGCAGTTTGGGATGATGATGCATTACGTTTCGTGGAATTTAACATAGATTTCTCTGAAAAAATGGGAATGCCACAGCCTCAGATGAGAGAAACGTATACAAAAATGCGTCAGTTTATAGAGCAAAAGAAACCCAATCAAGTTGACATTCCAGAAATACAGACCGTTAAAGGTTTAATTAGAAAAGGAGAAGCGATTGCTGGTGCTCGTTATTGCGGATTAGAAGATGACCATATCCATTTTATGGCATTACCTTTTTACGAAAGCGGTAAAAATGTAAAAAATCCTGTTACAGAAGCTGATGTTTTGTTAACAATGGAATTACTTCAGAAAATTAAACCAGAGCAAGTTTTTGCCGCTGGGGATTTTGAAGATCCACATGGCACTCACATTGTTTGTTTCAACATCATAATAGAAGCCCTAAGAAGATTAGGTAAAACTGAAAGTTGGGTTAAAGATTGTTGGCTATGGATGTATAGAGGTGCTTGGCTAGAGTTTGAAACACACGAAATCGAGATGGCAGTTCCGCTTAGCCCGCAAGAAGTTGAACGTAAAAAATTCGCCATTTTCAAACATCAATCCCAAAAAGATAGAGCCGTTTTCCCAGGAGATGATGCTAGAGAATTTTGGCAAAGAGCTGAAGATAGAAACAGAGAGACTGCTAAATCTTATGACAATTTAGGTTTGGCTGATTACGAAGCCATGGAGGCTTTTGTAAGATTTAAATTCTAG
- a CDS encoding anhydro-N-acetylmuramic acid kinase — protein MNNSIQKLYSIANKNERLIIGLMSGTSMDGLDVALCHCKNNGSQTQVELLNFITMPYLDDFRADVKSIFSRRDADLQKVCLLNELIGITHADLILQSLKKWNVSVEQVDIIASHGQTIFHAPKSLHQLDNYPNATLQIGDGDHIAVKTGIITISDFRQKHLAAGGEGAPLAVYGDYLVFSKTGEDRIMLNIGGIANFTFLPGDRDASKVFSTDVGPGNTLMDHFVQKHFPGEYYDKDGRRAKSGKPNNDLLNALLDNGFFTIGFPKTTGPELFSLAYLIQAQEVSGTINLCEEDMLATLCHFSARGIIDAIKRTIDSSTMPKIFMSGGGMHNPLLVEILKEALPTALFSTTDELEINPDAKEAVLFALLANETIAGNPINFGDREGVPSVCMGKISLPN, from the coding sequence ATGAATAATTCCATTCAAAAGCTCTATTCCATTGCCAATAAAAATGAGCGGTTAATTATCGGATTAATGTCGGGAACTTCCATGGATGGCCTTGATGTTGCCCTTTGTCACTGTAAAAATAATGGTAGCCAAACACAGGTAGAGTTATTGAATTTTATTACCATGCCATATCTGGATGATTTTAGAGCCGATGTTAAGAGTATATTTTCTAGAAGAGATGCAGATTTACAAAAGGTGTGCTTGCTAAACGAATTGATTGGAATTACACATGCGGATTTAATTTTACAATCTTTAAAAAAATGGAATGTGTCAGTTGAGCAAGTCGATATAATAGCAAGTCATGGGCAAACAATCTTCCATGCGCCCAAATCCTTACATCAATTGGATAACTATCCAAATGCTACCTTGCAAATTGGAGATGGTGACCATATTGCCGTTAAAACAGGTATTATTACCATTTCAGATTTTAGGCAAAAACATTTAGCGGCAGGAGGCGAAGGAGCTCCACTTGCTGTTTATGGAGATTATTTGGTTTTTAGCAAAACAGGAGAGGATAGGATCATGTTAAATATTGGAGGTATAGCCAATTTTACTTTTTTACCTGGCGACAGGGATGCATCCAAAGTATTTTCAACAGATGTGGGGCCAGGGAATACATTAATGGACCACTTTGTTCAAAAACATTTTCCGGGCGAGTATTACGATAAAGACGGGAGAAGAGCAAAATCAGGCAAACCAAATAACGACTTGCTTAATGCATTATTAGATAATGGATTTTTTACAATAGGATTCCCAAAAACAACAGGACCAGAACTATTTAGTTTAGCCTATCTAATACAGGCGCAAGAAGTAAGTGGCACAATAAATTTATGTGAGGAAGATATGCTGGCAACGCTTTGCCATTTCTCAGCAAGAGGGATAATAGATGCTATTAAAAGAACAATTGATTCATCGACCATGCCAAAAATATTCATGAGTGGTGGTGGTATGCATAATCCTTTATTAGTAGAAATTTTAAAAGAAGCATTGCCAACTGCCCTATTCAGTACAACAGATGAATTAGAAATTAATCCAGATGCCAAAGAGGCGGTCTTATTTGCTTTGTTAGCTAATGAAACAATTGCAGGGAACCCAATAAATTTTGGCGATAGAGAGGGTGTTCCATCGGTTTGTATGGGTAAAATTAGCTTGCCTAATTAA